The window TGCCATTCAAAGAAAAACGCATTAGTTGACACTCTGGTTGTGGGACATAACAGATTAAATTATATTTTTACATGGAAAAAGGAGACATAGAACATGGTAAGCGAAATGACTCCAACCCGAAGAGCTCTGGCAGCAGTGCTTGGAGGTAGAGTTGACTACGTACCCCCTGCAAATCCTCTGGCTCAGACCACGGCCGAACTGATGCAGATCTGCAATGCTTCCTGGCCAAAAGCCCACTTTGACAGTAAAATGATGGCAGACCTTGCAGCCGCACCCTATGAAGTATGTGGCATTGAGGCTGCACGTCCTCAGTTTGACATTTCCCTGGAAGCAGAGGTTCTGGGGTGCAAACTTGACTGGGACAAGCCTGACAGGCCTCCTGTAACCGGACCTGCCTATACGGACCCTGCTGACATAACCTGGCCAGACAACCTGGAAGAAACCGGAAGAATTCCGGTTGTGCTCGGAGCAATCGATGAACTGAGGAAACGCTACGAAGGCATGCTCCCTATCATCCCCGTACTTACAGCTCCCTTTACGGTAGCCGGCCACATAGCAGGCGTTGAAAACCTGGTAAGATGGACAAAGACCGACCCGGAAAAAGCCCATGCTTTTATAGAGGCTGCCACGGACTTTGTAATAGCCTACGGAAAGCTGCAGACTGCTTACGGGGCACATATCCTTTTCCCTGCCGATCCATCAGCTTCAGGAGATCTGATTTCTGGGGAAACGTACAAAGAATTCGTGCTCCCTGCCCACAAAAGGATGGCAAGGGAAATAGGCTGTCCCCAGATCCTGCACATCTGTGGAGATACCAGCAAACTCCTGCCTTACATAAAGCAGAGCGGAATCGACTGCTTCTCCTTTGACTCTGTGCCTGTCTGGTACTGCCGCCAGGTAATGGGAAACGAGATGTCTATTCTCGGAAGCCTGGACGTCATCGACCTGATGCCAAATGGCA is drawn from Methanosarcina lacustris Z-7289 and contains these coding sequences:
- a CDS encoding MtaA/CmuA family methyltransferase, translating into MVSEMTPTRRALAAVLGGRVDYVPPANPLAQTTAELMQICNASWPKAHFDSKMMADLAAAPYEVCGIEAARPQFDISLEAEVLGCKLDWDKPDRPPVTGPAYTDPADITWPDNLEETGRIPVVLGAIDELRKRYEGMLPIIPVLTAPFTVAGHIAGVENLVRWTKTDPEKAHAFIEAATDFVIAYGKLQTAYGAHILFPADPSASGDLISGETYKEFVLPAHKRMAREIGCPQILHICGDTSKLLPYIKQSGIDCFSFDSVPVWYCRQVMGNEMSILGSLDVIDLMPNGTPEQVYNRTRECILQGTDIVGTACDVSFGTSLENLRAYVRACKETPIPKYDDVEDLVRQIGVGVGRNMKESVLGGVQK